In Mercurialis annua linkage group LG5, ddMerAnnu1.2, whole genome shotgun sequence, a single genomic region encodes these proteins:
- the LOC126681075 gene encoding probable GTP diphosphokinase RSH2, chloroplastic, whose protein sequence is MAVSTIALYASPPSSVCSAPHPCQINGSYDFDLNSRSSSTASSSGPSSQKPVIGGLSCLFSSSTVKHGSFSGDREELGSLWLDRGEDLKELSSSFRFSPSNKYLNGGSSVKRDQSPISVLQGPVSCSTSPPMRINREKSCELGFQSSFRGGANGLLNGFVRHGLGSCVDYEVESGVEELTFNMEDSFVEAINEPYAKELLLDAQLKHKIFYEDFVIKAFYEAEKAHRGQMRASGDPYLQHCVETAVLLAMIGANSTVVAAGLLHDTIDDSFLSYDYIFRTFGAGVADLVEGVSKLSHLSKLARENNTADKTVEADRLHTMFLAMADARAVLIKLADRLHNMKTLDALPFAKQQRFAKETLEIFAPLANRLGIHSWKEQLENLCFKHLNPDQHRDLSSRLVETSDEAPISSATEKLEQALKDDTISYHVLSGRHKSLYSIYCKMLKKKLNMEEIHDIHGLRLIVENEEDCYRALRVVHQLWEEVPGKFKDYISRPKFNGYQSLHTVVKAEGMVPIEVQIRTKEMHLQAECGFAAHWRYKEDDCKHSSYVLQMVEWARWVVTWQCETMSKYRSSVGHDVSVKHPCSFPTHSDGCPYSYKPHCGQDGPVFVIMIENDKMSVQEFCANSTVMDLLERAGRGRSRWSLYGFPVKEELRPRLNHKPLSDPLCKLKMGDVVELTPAISDKSLTECREEIQRMYDRGLTTVSSTSTATTGRRS, encoded by the exons ATGGCGGTTTCGACCATAGCTTTGTATGCAAGTCCACCCAGTAGTGTGTGTTCTGCACCACACCCATGTCAAATCAATGGCTCCTAtgattttgatttgaattcAAGATCTTCATCCACAGCTTCTTCTAGTGGACCCTCTTCACAAAAACCGGTAATTGGCGGTTTATCCTGTTTATTTTCATCTTCAACGGTTAAACACGGCTCGTTTTCCGGTGATAGGGAGGAATTAGGGTCGTTATGGCTTGATAGAGGGGAGGATTTGAAGGAATTGAGCAGTTCGTTTCGGTTTTCGCCGAGTAATAAGTATCTTAATGGGGGTTCTTCTGTTAAGAGAGATCAGAGTCCAATCTCTGTGTTACAGGGTCCGGTTTCGTGTTCTACGAGTCCTCCGATGAGGATTAATCGAGAAAAGAGCTGCGAATTGGGGTTTCAAAGCTCGTTTCGCGGTGGGGCTAATGGATTGCTGAATGGATTTGTGAGACATGGTCTTGGATCATGCGTTGATTATGAGGTTGAGAGTGGTGTGGAGGAGTTGACATTCAATATGGAGGATAGCTTTGTGGAGGCTATTAATGAGCCTTATGCTAAAGAATTGTTGTTGGATGCACAATTGAAGCATAAAATCTTTTATGAAGATTTTGTTATTAAAGCTTTTTATGAGGCTGAGAAAGCGCATAGAGGACAG aTGCGGGCGAGTGGAGATCCTTATTTACAGCATTGTGTGGAGACTGCGGTTTTGCTTGCGATGATTGGTGCTAACTCTACTGTGGTTGCTGCAGGGCTTTTACATGACACTATTGACGATTCTTTTTTGAGTTATGACTATATTTTTAGAACATTTGGAGCTGGGGTTGCTGATCTAGTGGAAGGG GTCTCCAAGCTTAGCCACTTGAGTAAGCTTGCACGTGAGAATAATACAGCAGACAAGACTGTTGAAGCAGATCGCTTGCATACTATGTTCCTTGCTATGGCAGATGCGAGGGCTGTCCTCATAAAATTAGCTGATCGATTGCACAACATGAAGACATTGGATGCATTGCCTTTTGCCAAGCAACAAAGATTTGCTAAGGAGACTCTGGAAATATTTGCACCATTGGCTAATCGGTTGGGAATCCATAGCTGGAAAGAGCAACTAGAGAATTTGTGCTTTAAGCATCTCAACCCAGATCAGCACAGAGATCTATCCTCTAGACTTGTGGAGACTTCTGACGAGGCACCAATTAGTTCTGCCACAGAAAAATTAGAGCAAGCTCTCAAGGATGATACCATATCTTACCATGTTCTCTCTGGGAGGCATAAAAGCTTGTATAGCATATACTGCAAAATGTTGAA GAAGAAGCTGAACATGGAGGAGATTCACGATATTCATGGGTTACGTCTGATTGTTGAAAATGAGGAAGACTGTTATAGGGCATTAAGAGTTGTTCATCAGTTGTGGGAGGAAGTTCCCGGAAAATTCAAGGACTACATAAGTCGTCCCAAGTTCAATGG GTATCAATCCCTCCACACGGTAGTAAAGGCTGAAGGCATGGTTCCAATTGAAGTTCAAATTCGCACAAAGGAGATGCATTTGCAGGCAGAATGTGGATTTGCAGCTCATTGGAGATACAAGGAAGATGATTGCAAGCACTCTTCTTATGTGCTTCAGATGGTTGAGTGGGCACGATGGGTTGTCACCTGGCAGTGCGAGACAATGAGCAAATATCGATCGTCTGTTGGCCATGATGTTTCCGTAAAGCATCCTTGTTCATTCCCTACACATTCTGATGGTTGCCCATACTCTTACAAGCCTCACTGTGGTCAGGATGGACCTGTCTTCGTCATCATGATTGAGAATGACAAG ATGTCAGTGCAAGAGTTTTGTGCAAACTCAACAGTGATGGATCTGCTCGAAAGGGCTGGTCGGGGAAGGTCAAGATGGTCGTTGTATGGGTTTCCGGTGAAGGAAGAATTGAGGCCAAGGTTGAATCACAAGCCACTGAGTGATCCTTTATGCAAGTTAAAAATGGGGGATGTGGTGGAGCTAACTCCAGCCATATCAGACAAATCATTGACGGAGTGCAGAGAGGAGATTCAGCGCATGTATGACCGTGGACTGACTACTGTCTCGAGCACATCAACAGCAACAACCGGTCGGAGAAGTTGA